In Maylandia zebra isolate NMK-2024a linkage group LG12, Mzebra_GT3a, whole genome shotgun sequence, a single genomic region encodes these proteins:
- the LOC101472510 gene encoding aldehyde dehydrogenase 1A1 isoform X2: MPVIGVGIHQSGGTASASPTERKNYSLSSQPANGYEHQSGNGFNHQDHNSQNADGLETNALPTPIANPQIVYTKVFIGNEWHESCSGRKIPVYNPTTEKLLCEVEEADSDDVDKAVRSARAAFQMGSPWRSMDASDRGHLLNRLADLVERDRLLLATLEALNCGKVFLVAYFVDLMATIKTLRYYSGWADKIHGKTIPVDGEYFTYTRHEPIGVCGQIIPVGKLIQKAAGESNLKRVTLELGGKNPNIVFADCDLEYAVEQAHSGLFFNQGQCCLAGSRVFVEEPIYEEFVRRSVEKARSKVLGNPLLPGVDQGPQINQKQFNKIMELIESGKREGATLECGGSPGGQQGLFIQPTVFSNVRDHMRIAKEEIFGPVQQIMCFRSISEVIERANATQYGLAAGVFTNDINKALTVSSALQAGMVWVNCYNAMSIQCPFGGFKMSGNGRELGEYALQEYTEIKAVTIRISQKSS; encoded by the exons ATGCCTGTGATCGGAGTGGGAATACACCAGTCGGGGGGAACTGCATCAGCATCACCCACAG aaagaaaaaattaCAGCCTGAGCTCCCAGCCAGCCAATGGTTATGAACATCAGTCTGGAAATGGGTTCAACCACCAGGACCACAATTCCCAGAATGCAGATGGATTGGAGACAAATGCACTGCCCACTCCAATTGCAAACCCCCAAATTGTTTACACTAAG GTGTTCATCGGTAACGAGTGGCATGAGTCATGCAGTGGCAGAAAGATTCCTGTGTATAATCCCACCACCGAGAAGCTGCTGTGTGAAGTGGAGGAGGCCGACTCA GACGATGTAGACAAGGCAGTGAGGAGTGCCAGAGCTGCTTTCCAGATGGGATCACCGTGGAGATCCATGGATGCCTCAGACCGAGGCCATTTACTTAACAGACTTGCTGACTTGGTGGAGCGAGACCGGCTCTTGCTAGCG ACACTAGAAGCTCTAAACTGTGGCAAAGTTTTCCTCGTGGCATATTTTGTAGATCTGATGGCTACAATCAAGACCTTGAGATATTACAGCGGCTGGGCAGACAAGATTCACGGAAAAACCATCCCCGTAG atggAGAATATTTTACCTACACACGGCATGAGCCCATTGGAGTATGTGGTCAGATCATTCCT GTTGGAAAACTCATCCAGAAGGCTGCAGGTGAAAGCAACCTGAAGAGAGTCACACTGGAACTTGGTGGAAAAAATCCTAATATTGTCTTTGCAGACTGTGACT TAGAGTACGCAGTGGAGCAGGCACACAGTGGTCTGTTCTTCAATCAGGGCCAGTGCTGTCTGGCAGGATCCAGGGTGTTTGTAGAGGAACCAATCTACGAGGAATTTGTCCGCCGCAGTGTAGAGAAAGCCAGATCCAAAGTCCTGGGAAACCCACTCTTGCCAGGCGTGGACCAGGGACCACAG ATCAACCAGAAGCAGTTTAATAAGATAATGGAGCTAATAGAAAGCGGGAAGAGAGAAGGTGCAACTCTGGAGTGCGGTGGCTCTCCAGGGGGTCAGCAGGGACTTTTCATCCAACCCACCGTGTTCTCAAATGTCAGAGACCATATGCGTATCGCTAAAGAAGAG ATATTTGGCCCGGTGCAGCAGATTATGTGTTTCCGCAGCATAAGTGAAGTCATCGAGAGAGCCAATGCCACACAATACGGGTTGGCAGCAGGAGTCTTCActaatgacatcaacaaagCCCTTACAGTCTCCTCTGCTCTGCAAGCCGGCATGGTCTG GGTGAACTGCTACAATGCCATGAGTATTCAGTGTCCATTTGGTGGCTTCAAGATGTCTGGGAATGGGAGAGAACT gGGGGAATATGCACTGCAGGAGTACACTGAAATCAAGGCAGTCACAATCAGAATATCACAGAAGAGCTCATGA
- the LOC101472510 gene encoding aldehyde dehydrogenase 1A1 isoform X1 has translation MPVIGVGIHQSGGTASASPTERKNYSLSSQPANGYEHQSGNGFNHQDHNSQNADGLETNALPTPIANPQIVYTKVFIGNEWHESCSGRKIPVYNPTTEKLLCEVEEADSDDVDKAVRSARAAFQMGSPWRSMDASDRGHLLNRLADLVERDRLLLATLEALNCGKVFLVAYFVDLMATIKTLRYYSGWADKIHGKTIPVDGEYFTYTRHEPIGVCGQIIPWNFPLMMFVWKIAPALCCGNTVVIKPAEQTPLSALHMAALIKEAGFPPGVVNVLPGYGQTAGCAISHHMDIDKVAFTGSTAVGKLIQKAAGESNLKRVTLELGGKNPNIVFADCDLEYAVEQAHSGLFFNQGQCCLAGSRVFVEEPIYEEFVRRSVEKARSKVLGNPLLPGVDQGPQINQKQFNKIMELIESGKREGATLECGGSPGGQQGLFIQPTVFSNVRDHMRIAKEEIFGPVQQIMCFRSISEVIERANATQYGLAAGVFTNDINKALTVSSALQAGMVWVNCYNAMSIQCPFGGFKMSGNGRELGEYALQEYTEIKAVTIRISQKSS, from the exons ATGCCTGTGATCGGAGTGGGAATACACCAGTCGGGGGGAACTGCATCAGCATCACCCACAG aaagaaaaaattaCAGCCTGAGCTCCCAGCCAGCCAATGGTTATGAACATCAGTCTGGAAATGGGTTCAACCACCAGGACCACAATTCCCAGAATGCAGATGGATTGGAGACAAATGCACTGCCCACTCCAATTGCAAACCCCCAAATTGTTTACACTAAG GTGTTCATCGGTAACGAGTGGCATGAGTCATGCAGTGGCAGAAAGATTCCTGTGTATAATCCCACCACCGAGAAGCTGCTGTGTGAAGTGGAGGAGGCCGACTCA GACGATGTAGACAAGGCAGTGAGGAGTGCCAGAGCTGCTTTCCAGATGGGATCACCGTGGAGATCCATGGATGCCTCAGACCGAGGCCATTTACTTAACAGACTTGCTGACTTGGTGGAGCGAGACCGGCTCTTGCTAGCG ACACTAGAAGCTCTAAACTGTGGCAAAGTTTTCCTCGTGGCATATTTTGTAGATCTGATGGCTACAATCAAGACCTTGAGATATTACAGCGGCTGGGCAGACAAGATTCACGGAAAAACCATCCCCGTAG atggAGAATATTTTACCTACACACGGCATGAGCCCATTGGAGTATGTGGTCAGATCATTCCT TGGAACTTCCCACTGATGATGTTCGTGTGGAAGATTGCTCCTGCTCTGTGCTGTGGGAACACTGTAGTCATCAAGCCAGCTGAACAGACCCCTTTATCAGCTCTGCATATGGCTGCACTCATCAAAGAG GCTGGGTTTCCTCCTGGAGTGGTTAATGTGTTGCCTGGTTATGGTCAGACAGCAGGCTGTGCCATTTCTCACCACATGGATATAGACAAAGTAGCCTTTACCGGATCTACTGCT GTTGGAAAACTCATCCAGAAGGCTGCAGGTGAAAGCAACCTGAAGAGAGTCACACTGGAACTTGGTGGAAAAAATCCTAATATTGTCTTTGCAGACTGTGACT TAGAGTACGCAGTGGAGCAGGCACACAGTGGTCTGTTCTTCAATCAGGGCCAGTGCTGTCTGGCAGGATCCAGGGTGTTTGTAGAGGAACCAATCTACGAGGAATTTGTCCGCCGCAGTGTAGAGAAAGCCAGATCCAAAGTCCTGGGAAACCCACTCTTGCCAGGCGTGGACCAGGGACCACAG ATCAACCAGAAGCAGTTTAATAAGATAATGGAGCTAATAGAAAGCGGGAAGAGAGAAGGTGCAACTCTGGAGTGCGGTGGCTCTCCAGGGGGTCAGCAGGGACTTTTCATCCAACCCACCGTGTTCTCAAATGTCAGAGACCATATGCGTATCGCTAAAGAAGAG ATATTTGGCCCGGTGCAGCAGATTATGTGTTTCCGCAGCATAAGTGAAGTCATCGAGAGAGCCAATGCCACACAATACGGGTTGGCAGCAGGAGTCTTCActaatgacatcaacaaagCCCTTACAGTCTCCTCTGCTCTGCAAGCCGGCATGGTCTG GGTGAACTGCTACAATGCCATGAGTATTCAGTGTCCATTTGGTGGCTTCAAGATGTCTGGGAATGGGAGAGAACT gGGGGAATATGCACTGCAGGAGTACACTGAAATCAAGGCAGTCACAATCAGAATATCACAGAAGAGCTCATGA